The sequence GCTTCTCTAAAAAGAATTCAAAGCGTAAGAGCTCAAGAAATCAAACCATTTCTCTAAAAAGAATTCAAAGCGTAAGAGCTCATGCTAGTCTGATGCGCTATTTTTTGTTCAGTTAATTAACCATTTAACTACTACAAGTTCATCCTCGAAAAAAACGAAAGGCATTTCAACTTTCCATCATCTCACTTCAACTTATTGCACAAACCCAAAGGCACCATAGCCTCTTGATAATAAAAGTTCGGCACCAGCTCCTAGCAAACAATGGCCACCAAACAGAGCCCCAGACACATCCATGGGCCCGGTCATTAGACGTCGTCGTCGACCACCATGCCACCCTCGTCTGCGGCGGTGTGCCGCAGCCGCTGGATCGCCTTCTCCACCTGCACACATACATGACATAGCCGTGTCGCCATGATCACCGCGACAAACAGAAACTGCGCAGAAGATTCAGACGAGATCATGCGTGAATGGGAGAAGGGCGAGCTCACCTCGCTGTCCCAGTTGGTCCTGGCCGTGATGACGATCAGAGCCACCGTCTGCACCGCGACCCCTATGATCAAGCCCCACCTGATCCCCTGAGAATTGCCACAAACAGATGATCATCAGACCTCCGGCAAAATGTTGCAAGATAGAGGTTGACTGAAGATGAAATTAGCGTGGGAAGCTAATTGACTTACAACTGCTCCCAGGCTTGTTTTGAACCCCAGAACGCATCCGATTGGAAGCCCGATGATGTAGTAAGCCCCAACGTTGACATAGGCAACTATGACTTGCCACCCGGTCCCGACGGCGACTCCTGCAGAAATTTCAGAacgaattttcaggtcatttggttCAGTGCAAACTAGGCACGTTGTGTTACTCCCAAGTGTTGCATGTACCTGAGAGGATTGGTTGGATCCCATTCAAGAAGATGCTGATGGCCAGCAACAGCATCAGTGCGATGACGGCCTCAATCACCGTCGTGCTACTTGTGTAGAGGGTGCTCAGTGGGTACCTGAGCGCCATGACGACAATCGTGGCAAGAATGCTGAAGGCgattgatgtagggcggaaccctatgtggacgatctttcacgtttggaggggatcctacggggattcacgaagaacacacggaagcacgaaggggaaacacggggaaagcgagagagaatcactaaaccgacatagaatcaatcacacgagtgctagatcaccgaacacaaagagatacacgagatccaaagtcaacaaaggtaaggatacaaaggtaaccgatcttctccgtgaggaggtcttgaat comes from Triticum aestivum cultivar Chinese Spring chromosome 5B, IWGSC CS RefSeq v2.1, whole genome shotgun sequence and encodes:
- the LOC123110271 gene encoding protein DETOXIFICATION 41-like, encoding MALRYPLSTLYTSSTTVIEAVIALMLLLAISIFLNGIQPILSGVAVGTGWQVIVAYVNVGAYYIIGLPIGCVLGFKTSLGAVGIRWGLIIGVAVQTVALIVITARTNWDSEVEKAIQRLRHTAADEGGMVVDDDV